Proteins from one Belonocnema kinseyi isolate 2016_QV_RU_SX_M_011 chromosome 8, B_treatae_v1, whole genome shotgun sequence genomic window:
- the LOC117177656 gene encoding uncharacterized protein LOC117177656 isoform X1: protein MNIISQQLYGLFQRMLFRNMNFEIANENKNQEIDEETWILLKEEWKKLQKEWMSENEQNEEEEEKIQIEEESMIEEMWKNDKLRQWEWKKKGQCRENIKDSNTEAIRKSDIPQTVIIILKHKVNKVAVRKIKHASTQTNPNDYLKHLRFEIPDTTFLEVSKVSIEKSKSSSRVKHRSDCKLSETTSLEAPKVPLKQTKPSSRKNSLSDCKLPGTTPIEAPKSPLNESNSSSGDKHRSDCKLSDITSLRAPKAPVEKSNFTSREKNRSDCKLPHKTSLETTKPPLNNSKSKRISSFREKHRFDSKLSDVTSVRAPKAPIKEPNFSSLEKNRSHCKLLHTVFREAPKPPLNDSSSSSRDKHRSDSKFSDITSLGAPKASIKELNFSSRGKHRSDSKLSEITSLKGSNFPLNESKYSSREKNISDCKLPHTTYLEAPKAPIKESKHSPWVKQQSNCKLSDKTFLETPKALIEESNFTSQEKNRSDDKLPDKTSLGVSKVPLKELKHSSWVKQQSNCKLLDITFLESPKSLLIESKPSSRNKYRSGCRTSFKPKLATQPETKHEQSQEVDPESVNSSLKETNSKCWNCGSPLHYYNTCGVPIIRSFCFRCGNPGKTRRNCPRCSKEGILCFSCGNPGVTILTCPKCSEPKECTKPLIYDF from the exons ATGAATATCATCAGCCAACAATTGTATGGA CTCTTTCAACGAATGCTGTTCCGTAATATGAATTTCGAAATAGCTAATGAGAATAAAAATCAGGAGATAGATGAGGAAACTTGGATTTTACTAAAAGAAGAATGGAAAAAGTTGCAAAAAGAATGGATGTCTGAGAACGAACAAAATGAAGAAGAGGAAGAGAAGATACAGATTGAAGAGGAAAGCATGATAGAAGAAATGTGGAAGAATGATAAATTACGTCAATGGGAGTGGAAAAAGAAAGGACAGTGCagagaaaatataaaagattctAACACAGAGGCAATTAGAAAATCTGATATTCCACAAACTGTCATTATCATTTTGAAACACAAAGTCAACAAAGTCGCGGTCCGAAAAATCAAACATGCCTCCACCCAGACTAAtccaaatgattatttaaaacatCTGCGTTTTGAGATTCCCGATACAACATTCCTTGAAGTCTCAAAGGTTTCcatagaaaaatcaaaatcctCTTCGCGAGTGAAACATCGATCTGATTGCAAACTTTCTGAAACAACATCACTTGAAGCTCCAAAGGTTCCTCTAAAACAAACAAAACCCTCTTCTCGGAAAAATAGTCTATCCGATTGTAAACTTCCTGGTACAACACCCATTGAAGCTCCAAAATCTCCTCTAAACGAATCAAACTCCTCTTCGGGGGATAAACATCGATCCGATTGTAAACTTTCAGATATAACATCCCTTAGAGCTCCAAAGGCTCCTGTAGAAAAATCAAACTTCACTTCCCGGGAGAAAAATCGATCCGATTGTAAACTTCCTCATAAAACATCCCTTGAAACTACAAAGCCTCCTCTAAACAATTCAAAATCAAAACGAATTTCCTCTTTTCGGGAAAAACATCGATTCGATTCTAAACTTTCAGATGTAACATCCGTTAGAGCTCCAAAGGCTCCTATAAAAGAACCAAACTTCTCTTCCCTGGAGAAAAATCGATCCCATTGTAAACTTCTTCATACAGTATTCCGTGAAGCTCCAAAGCCTCCTCTAAACGATTCAAGCTCCTCTTCTCGGGACAAACATCGATCCGATTCTAAGTTTTCAGATATAACATCCCTTGGGGCTCCAAAGGcttctataaaagaattaaacttcTCTTCACGGGGGAAACATCGATCTGATTCTAAACTTTCAGAGATAACATCTCTTAAAGGTTCAAATTTTCCTCTAAACGAATCAAAATATTCTTCCCGGGAGAAAAATATATCTGATTGTAAACTTCCGCATACAACATACCTTGAAGCTCCAAAGGCTCCTATAAAAGAATCAAAACACTCTCCTTGGGTGAAACAGCAATCTAATTGTAAACTTTCAGATAAAACATTCCTTGAAACTCCAAAGGCTCTTATAGAAGAATCAAACTTCACTTCCCAGGAGAAAAATCGATCAGATGATAAACTTCCTGATAAAACATCCCTTGGAGTTTCAAAGGTTCCTCTAAAGGAATTAAAACACTCTTCCTGGGTGAAACAGCAATCTAATTGTAAGCTTTTAGATATAACATTCCTTGAATCTCCAAAGTCTCTTCTAATCGAATCAAAGCCCTCTTCGCGGAATAAATATCGATCCGGTTGTAGAACTTCATTTAAGCCGAAATTAGCTACACAGCCTGAGACCAAACACGAGCAATCACAAGAAGTCGATCCCGAATCTGTTAACTCCTCTCTAAAAGAAACAAACTCCAAGTGTTGGAATTGCGGAAGCCCACTTCATTACTACAATACTTGCGGCGTGCCTATCATTAGAAGTTTCTGCTTCAGGTGTGGAAACCCGGGAAAAACTCGAAGAAATTGCCCCAGATGTTCGAAAGAAGGAATACTTTGCTTCAGTTGTGGAAACCCCGGGGTAACTATACTTACTTGCCCGAAATGCAGTGAACCGAAAGAATGTACAAAACCACTAATTTATGACTTCTGA
- the LOC117177656 gene encoding uncharacterized protein LOC117177656 isoform X2, with product MLFQRMLFRNMNFEIANENKNQEIDEETWILLKEEWKKLQKEWMSENEQNEEEEEKIQIEEESMIEEMWKNDKLRQWEWKKKGQCRENIKDSNTEAIRKSDIPQTVIIILKHKVNKVAVRKIKHASTQTNPNDYLKHLRFEIPDTTFLEVSKVSIEKSKSSSRVKHRSDCKLSETTSLEAPKVPLKQTKPSSRKNSLSDCKLPGTTPIEAPKSPLNESNSSSGDKHRSDCKLSDITSLRAPKAPVEKSNFTSREKNRSDCKLPHKTSLETTKPPLNNSKSKRISSFREKHRFDSKLSDVTSVRAPKAPIKEPNFSSLEKNRSHCKLLHTVFREAPKPPLNDSSSSSRDKHRSDSKFSDITSLGAPKASIKELNFSSRGKHRSDSKLSEITSLKGSNFPLNESKYSSREKNISDCKLPHTTYLEAPKAPIKESKHSPWVKQQSNCKLSDKTFLETPKALIEESNFTSQEKNRSDDKLPDKTSLGVSKVPLKELKHSSWVKQQSNCKLLDITFLESPKSLLIESKPSSRNKYRSGCRTSFKPKLATQPETKHEQSQEVDPESVNSSLKETNSKCWNCGSPLHYYNTCGVPIIRSFCFRCGNPGKTRRNCPRCSKEGILCFSCGNPGVTILTCPKCSEPKECTKPLIYDF from the exons ATG CTCTTTCAACGAATGCTGTTCCGTAATATGAATTTCGAAATAGCTAATGAGAATAAAAATCAGGAGATAGATGAGGAAACTTGGATTTTACTAAAAGAAGAATGGAAAAAGTTGCAAAAAGAATGGATGTCTGAGAACGAACAAAATGAAGAAGAGGAAGAGAAGATACAGATTGAAGAGGAAAGCATGATAGAAGAAATGTGGAAGAATGATAAATTACGTCAATGGGAGTGGAAAAAGAAAGGACAGTGCagagaaaatataaaagattctAACACAGAGGCAATTAGAAAATCTGATATTCCACAAACTGTCATTATCATTTTGAAACACAAAGTCAACAAAGTCGCGGTCCGAAAAATCAAACATGCCTCCACCCAGACTAAtccaaatgattatttaaaacatCTGCGTTTTGAGATTCCCGATACAACATTCCTTGAAGTCTCAAAGGTTTCcatagaaaaatcaaaatcctCTTCGCGAGTGAAACATCGATCTGATTGCAAACTTTCTGAAACAACATCACTTGAAGCTCCAAAGGTTCCTCTAAAACAAACAAAACCCTCTTCTCGGAAAAATAGTCTATCCGATTGTAAACTTCCTGGTACAACACCCATTGAAGCTCCAAAATCTCCTCTAAACGAATCAAACTCCTCTTCGGGGGATAAACATCGATCCGATTGTAAACTTTCAGATATAACATCCCTTAGAGCTCCAAAGGCTCCTGTAGAAAAATCAAACTTCACTTCCCGGGAGAAAAATCGATCCGATTGTAAACTTCCTCATAAAACATCCCTTGAAACTACAAAGCCTCCTCTAAACAATTCAAAATCAAAACGAATTTCCTCTTTTCGGGAAAAACATCGATTCGATTCTAAACTTTCAGATGTAACATCCGTTAGAGCTCCAAAGGCTCCTATAAAAGAACCAAACTTCTCTTCCCTGGAGAAAAATCGATCCCATTGTAAACTTCTTCATACAGTATTCCGTGAAGCTCCAAAGCCTCCTCTAAACGATTCAAGCTCCTCTTCTCGGGACAAACATCGATCCGATTCTAAGTTTTCAGATATAACATCCCTTGGGGCTCCAAAGGcttctataaaagaattaaacttcTCTTCACGGGGGAAACATCGATCTGATTCTAAACTTTCAGAGATAACATCTCTTAAAGGTTCAAATTTTCCTCTAAACGAATCAAAATATTCTTCCCGGGAGAAAAATATATCTGATTGTAAACTTCCGCATACAACATACCTTGAAGCTCCAAAGGCTCCTATAAAAGAATCAAAACACTCTCCTTGGGTGAAACAGCAATCTAATTGTAAACTTTCAGATAAAACATTCCTTGAAACTCCAAAGGCTCTTATAGAAGAATCAAACTTCACTTCCCAGGAGAAAAATCGATCAGATGATAAACTTCCTGATAAAACATCCCTTGGAGTTTCAAAGGTTCCTCTAAAGGAATTAAAACACTCTTCCTGGGTGAAACAGCAATCTAATTGTAAGCTTTTAGATATAACATTCCTTGAATCTCCAAAGTCTCTTCTAATCGAATCAAAGCCCTCTTCGCGGAATAAATATCGATCCGGTTGTAGAACTTCATTTAAGCCGAAATTAGCTACACAGCCTGAGACCAAACACGAGCAATCACAAGAAGTCGATCCCGAATCTGTTAACTCCTCTCTAAAAGAAACAAACTCCAAGTGTTGGAATTGCGGAAGCCCACTTCATTACTACAATACTTGCGGCGTGCCTATCATTAGAAGTTTCTGCTTCAGGTGTGGAAACCCGGGAAAAACTCGAAGAAATTGCCCCAGATGTTCGAAAGAAGGAATACTTTGCTTCAGTTGTGGAAACCCCGGGGTAACTATACTTACTTGCCCGAAATGCAGTGAACCGAAAGAATGTACAAAACCACTAATTTATGACTTCTGA
- the LOC117177656 gene encoding uncharacterized protein LOC117177656 isoform X3 gives MLFRNMNFEIANENKNQEIDEETWILLKEEWKKLQKEWMSENEQNEEEEEKIQIEEESMIEEMWKNDKLRQWEWKKKGQCRENIKDSNTEAIRKSDIPQTVIIILKHKVNKVAVRKIKHASTQTNPNDYLKHLRFEIPDTTFLEVSKVSIEKSKSSSRVKHRSDCKLSETTSLEAPKVPLKQTKPSSRKNSLSDCKLPGTTPIEAPKSPLNESNSSSGDKHRSDCKLSDITSLRAPKAPVEKSNFTSREKNRSDCKLPHKTSLETTKPPLNNSKSKRISSFREKHRFDSKLSDVTSVRAPKAPIKEPNFSSLEKNRSHCKLLHTVFREAPKPPLNDSSSSSRDKHRSDSKFSDITSLGAPKASIKELNFSSRGKHRSDSKLSEITSLKGSNFPLNESKYSSREKNISDCKLPHTTYLEAPKAPIKESKHSPWVKQQSNCKLSDKTFLETPKALIEESNFTSQEKNRSDDKLPDKTSLGVSKVPLKELKHSSWVKQQSNCKLLDITFLESPKSLLIESKPSSRNKYRSGCRTSFKPKLATQPETKHEQSQEVDPESVNSSLKETNSKCWNCGSPLHYYNTCGVPIIRSFCFRCGNPGKTRRNCPRCSKEGILCFSCGNPGVTILTCPKCSEPKECTKPLIYDF, from the coding sequence ATGCTGTTCCGTAATATGAATTTCGAAATAGCTAATGAGAATAAAAATCAGGAGATAGATGAGGAAACTTGGATTTTACTAAAAGAAGAATGGAAAAAGTTGCAAAAAGAATGGATGTCTGAGAACGAACAAAATGAAGAAGAGGAAGAGAAGATACAGATTGAAGAGGAAAGCATGATAGAAGAAATGTGGAAGAATGATAAATTACGTCAATGGGAGTGGAAAAAGAAAGGACAGTGCagagaaaatataaaagattctAACACAGAGGCAATTAGAAAATCTGATATTCCACAAACTGTCATTATCATTTTGAAACACAAAGTCAACAAAGTCGCGGTCCGAAAAATCAAACATGCCTCCACCCAGACTAAtccaaatgattatttaaaacatCTGCGTTTTGAGATTCCCGATACAACATTCCTTGAAGTCTCAAAGGTTTCcatagaaaaatcaaaatcctCTTCGCGAGTGAAACATCGATCTGATTGCAAACTTTCTGAAACAACATCACTTGAAGCTCCAAAGGTTCCTCTAAAACAAACAAAACCCTCTTCTCGGAAAAATAGTCTATCCGATTGTAAACTTCCTGGTACAACACCCATTGAAGCTCCAAAATCTCCTCTAAACGAATCAAACTCCTCTTCGGGGGATAAACATCGATCCGATTGTAAACTTTCAGATATAACATCCCTTAGAGCTCCAAAGGCTCCTGTAGAAAAATCAAACTTCACTTCCCGGGAGAAAAATCGATCCGATTGTAAACTTCCTCATAAAACATCCCTTGAAACTACAAAGCCTCCTCTAAACAATTCAAAATCAAAACGAATTTCCTCTTTTCGGGAAAAACATCGATTCGATTCTAAACTTTCAGATGTAACATCCGTTAGAGCTCCAAAGGCTCCTATAAAAGAACCAAACTTCTCTTCCCTGGAGAAAAATCGATCCCATTGTAAACTTCTTCATACAGTATTCCGTGAAGCTCCAAAGCCTCCTCTAAACGATTCAAGCTCCTCTTCTCGGGACAAACATCGATCCGATTCTAAGTTTTCAGATATAACATCCCTTGGGGCTCCAAAGGcttctataaaagaattaaacttcTCTTCACGGGGGAAACATCGATCTGATTCTAAACTTTCAGAGATAACATCTCTTAAAGGTTCAAATTTTCCTCTAAACGAATCAAAATATTCTTCCCGGGAGAAAAATATATCTGATTGTAAACTTCCGCATACAACATACCTTGAAGCTCCAAAGGCTCCTATAAAAGAATCAAAACACTCTCCTTGGGTGAAACAGCAATCTAATTGTAAACTTTCAGATAAAACATTCCTTGAAACTCCAAAGGCTCTTATAGAAGAATCAAACTTCACTTCCCAGGAGAAAAATCGATCAGATGATAAACTTCCTGATAAAACATCCCTTGGAGTTTCAAAGGTTCCTCTAAAGGAATTAAAACACTCTTCCTGGGTGAAACAGCAATCTAATTGTAAGCTTTTAGATATAACATTCCTTGAATCTCCAAAGTCTCTTCTAATCGAATCAAAGCCCTCTTCGCGGAATAAATATCGATCCGGTTGTAGAACTTCATTTAAGCCGAAATTAGCTACACAGCCTGAGACCAAACACGAGCAATCACAAGAAGTCGATCCCGAATCTGTTAACTCCTCTCTAAAAGAAACAAACTCCAAGTGTTGGAATTGCGGAAGCCCACTTCATTACTACAATACTTGCGGCGTGCCTATCATTAGAAGTTTCTGCTTCAGGTGTGGAAACCCGGGAAAAACTCGAAGAAATTGCCCCAGATGTTCGAAAGAAGGAATACTTTGCTTCAGTTGTGGAAACCCCGGGGTAACTATACTTACTTGCCCGAAATGCAGTGAACCGAAAGAATGTACAAAACCACTAATTTATGACTTCTGA